The nucleotide window GATAGGGGAAAAAATAGGGATATGCTTTTGTCTCCACATTTGGGGAATATATTCCATAGTCTTATGGTTTGATCAGGTGATCCTGTAGCAATAGAAGTACCATCAGGACTTAAGGCTGCATATAGTACTCTTGATTTATGTCCTCTGAATGTAGTAACTTTTTTAAGTTGTGGTAAATTCCACAAGATAATTTGATTTAATGAATTACTATGAGTTGATATAAGTTCGGAAGTATTTATAGACCATATAATATTAGATACTTGAGATTTTGTATAAATTTCGTTTATAGATTTTCctgtttttatattccataagaaaatttttttatctacTGAACCTCCTCCACTAGATAAGATATGATTTTTATAAGGACACCAAGCGATAGCTTTAACTGCTGCTTTATGTTTttgaaaatgaaataaatatttatttgtatatttatcccatatatatatactattatCGTTACTACCTGAAGCTAAATATGTACCATCTGCATTCCATTCTAAACCACATATTTCAGATTTATGTTTTGTTAAttcaatataataaatttctTTACTTCTGATATCActatttataattttattatctcGACCACCAgatgttaatatattatgattcCAACATAATGTATTAACTCTTGATTTatgatttttatattttctaattCTTACACATTTCTCTATATCCCATATTTCTACAACACCGTTTGATAAACCAGTTGCCAGCAAATTCCCGTTTATATTCCATTTTAAAGAGCTTATGGTTTTTTGGGGCTTGTTTTTTTCTGATGGTTTTAAAATTTCAATAGATTCACATTTTTGATTATATTGATAATTATTTGATTTTctcttttcttttttatccTTATCATTCTTCTTCTCTGTTCTTTTATCATCGCCTTTATCTTTTTGTTCTATGTCCTTTTCTATTTTGTTCGCAACAAATAATTTCTGATTTGTACACGTATTATTATTCcacaaatataatttatcaCATAAGGCCGTTgcaataatatttttttttgaccaatctaataaatttaaataaaaatcatCCATAAGCTCAGGAGCAGATAGTATACGATATGGCATATTAGgaatttttcttttctcctttttattattatttaaaatataaaaaggatatgttaaaaaatatgtaccATATGGAttaaatgttatatttttcgttttatcatattctcttaacattatatttttgtgaGAATGTTCGAAAAGGATATTTctatacatattattattatcatctttaATTGGATTAtatctatttatattttttctaatatttctttcttccatatttttatacatattaaatataaaaatatccTCATCAAAATATTTGTTGTTGTCtgattttttatttatatcatcgtttttataatttgttaTACTATTAGTTTTATGATGATTTGGATTATAATATACCTTATCATCTTTAACATAATCATTTCTTCTTAATGTATATTCATccatttttatgttatatttactATATCTACTATATCTAGtttgataaatataattcgTAATCTTgtcttcattttctttttctatattatatttctcaAATCTATTCTCTTCTGTACAcatcattttatttatgtcTTCATTTGATAAACAAAAGTGTCCATAGGTATTATAATCACAAGGAAAGGCTAATTCTGTAAGGTGTATTTCATTATctatatgtaaaaaaaaatcctTTATATTGTAGTAGTCTTTTATAATAGGtgaattaataaaaatattatccatatttatatatttttttataattaaaatggATACATCATCAAAAAGGTAATATTCTtatgttaataaaattgaTACAAAATTTAATCATTCTACCAACATTTCCAACATTTCCAACAATTCAAACATTTCggttatatatatatatatatatatatatatatgtgaattatttaataacgctaaatatataattcttatacatattacaaattttctattattatatttattattaaaaatatttataataaaataacgCATGTCTCTTCTACATAATTAAGatcattcatttttttttttttttttttttttcttttatattttacattattcaaattaaaatgttttatatttatccttgttttcttcataatttcctttttttttttttttttttatgtttagaaatatatttttattattcattttataaaaaataaaatagacagaggggaaaaaaaaatagatacCCAAAGTTcatacatacataatatatatattacatattcgggtgatattatttaatttaattaatgacataaaatatatacataaaataaatacatagaattatattaatttatagtacaatatttatatatatgactttgtacatatacatattttttaaaaagaatcTTATATtgagaaaaaattaaatatgtattatattatatccttgtttttaaaaaagtaggtacataaatgaataaataatacaatcacaaaaaaaataaaaaataaaaaataaaaaaataaaaaataaaaaaataaaaaaataatatatatatatatacatatatatttatatatatttatatatatttcatttatttattcctttttataGACACGTCAGTTCCTCTTATTATCACAACctcttattattaaatcCGTTGAAGTAATACATAACGAAGTGAAGGTCGTCACGATCAAAACTGCACAGCTACATAATGCTTCTGTCAAACTAcaaaatacatttttttctcttggaacttcatataatacatattgGGGATAGTAAGGTCGGTAATACGTGTCATAAGTGTAATACTGCTTATAGTACATTGTGctaaacaaaaaaaaatatatatataaaaataataaaataaataaataaacaaataaataaataaataaacaaataaataaacaaataaacaaacaaataaataaataaaacaacaaaataacaaattcatatatgaacatatatacatatatatatatatatatatatatatatatatacatatatttatgtatatacgctttatttctataacatcaattttatatacatacatactttattttttcttgaTACGTGcttcaaataataataataattataactATAGTGACATAtactataaatatatatagacatatatttttttttttcggAAAAGTACAaaacttttttataataaaaaagaaactTGTGAAAAACGaaaattaagaaaataaGGGTTAcacaaaaacaaaaataaaaacaaaatggacaatattataaaaaaaaaattattgtgtttataatatatttaaacttataagataaattaatatatatatatatatatatgtggaattatatcatattcaatattataaatatatattccaaaatttatcatatatatatatttataatataaccAATTTTGATACGCAAagtttttaatttttacCTGAACATGTTCAGAAAAATgctcaaaaaaaaaaaaaaaaaaaaaaaaaNNNNNNNNNNNNNNNNNNNNNNNNNNNNNNNNNNNNNNNNNNNNNNNNNNNNNNNNNNNNNNNNNNNNNNNNNNNNNNNNNNNNNNNNNNNNNNNNNNNNNNNNNNNNNNNNNNNNNNNNNNNNNNNNNNNNNNNNNNNNNNNNNNNNNNNNNNNNNNNNNNNNNNNNNNNNNNNNNNNNNNNNNNNNNNNNNNNNNNNNNNNNNNNNNNNNNNNNNNNNNNNNNNNNNNNNNNNNNNNNNNNNNNNNNNNNNNNNNNNNNNNNNNNNNNNNNNNNNNNNNNNNNNNNNNNNNNNNNNNNNNNNNNNNNNNNNNNNNNNNNNNNNNNNNNNNNNNNNNNNNNNNNNNNNNNNNNNNNNNNNNNNNNNNNNNNNNNNNNNttttttttttttttttttggtgCATGCacattttgttttttttaatctTTGGCTGTTAAAATAAAACCAAAATGTAAATTTCTCAATAATTTCATTGCAAATATATCAAGTTAACgttcaaaaaaaaaaaaaaaaagaaaaagaaaaagaaaaacacaaaaaagaacaaaaaaattatgaaataaaaaatcatTGTATCCCTTTTGAAATCTCcatatttcatttaaacCTTTCAATTGTTTGATTTTTCAAGAGATCTTAAAATTTCCTTTGCTTGCGAAATGctcttttcttttttggtcaaaaagaatattttcCCTTTGGGTTTATTCCAAAATGTTGGTTTTGctttatttatgttttcttttattGTAGGCACTTTCATAGGAATGCTTAATGATTTAGAGAAACTTCTTGGAATAATTTTGTCTATCGGTTCCTTCTCTATTGTTGTTGATTCAGATACAAGGTTTGGTtcttctattttatttagAGAATTTTCACTCTTATCTTGTGATATATTATCcactttattattatctacttcattattatcaacttcattattatctacttcattattatccacttcattattatctacttcattattatccactttattattatctacttcattattatctacttcattattatctacttcattattatctacttcattattatccacttcattattatcaacttcattattatcaacttcattattatcaacttcattattattgttcatTTCAATTTCCGTTTCATCATTTCCCTTTTTATTCATTACACTTTCTTCTATCTTCATAACATCTTCATCAGCTTCTTTCTCCATATCAACatcattaattttttctttatccatttttattttctctaacgaattattttcttcgttactatccttttttattaattttttaacaGGGAATTCTTTCAATGTTGATAAAATTTTCACACTGtgaaatttatttataaatttattcatatggCTGGGAAATTTAATATCTCCCATTTTTAccatattcattttatattttgctggaatttttttcataagGATAGCCTTTGTAGTTTTTAGAGTATGTCCTGCGTCATCATCATCTTGTAAGGTAGCATCTTTTTCGTTTTTTACTTCTTCTTCACGTTGTATATTTGATATTTCATTTGTTTCTTCCAATCTatcatttgttttttctaATGTACCATTTGTTTCTTCCAATGTACCATTTGTTTCTTCCAATGTACCATTTGTTTCTTCCAATGTAccatttgttttttctaatattttatcatcCTTTATGCTTCTCAAACtatttacttttttattattttccaaATTGTTGATCcccattttttttgtagAAAATGCATTAAATTTCATCATCAATTTAGGTATCCCTTTTTTCATAAAcatttttcctttttcgtttcgattttctttttccttcacatatatatgtacatttgAATCTTCCTTtaaatcatttattttttcttcctcATCACTTTTATGAATAGAATCTATTTTTCCATCCGATATTATAGACGTACTATTTGAGAACATTTTTATTGGTCCCTCCTTTTCAATAATTTTTGAATTATGTTCTCCAATTTTTACCTCAATagaatttaataatttattagCATTAAAGAAACTGTGTCTTCCTggttttataattttatgtataCTTTTACTCGgttttataatttgtttttcttcttctttatgttcatccatttttatattacttGATTCCGTTTTGTCAATCGATTCGTTAGATAACTTCTTATTCGTtgtaaatttttctttcgaaatatttatattcttttttaataatattggTAAAGTTTTACTTTTAGGAAGAGCTTTTTTAGTAACCATAGGAatcattttcatatttatctttttgatgatcatattattatttttacttgttatattatccatcatataataatcattaCATTTTTCAACCTTCATCTCTTTTGTATTTTCATCCTTATTATGTAAATTATTACATTCTAAAAAATGTGGtacatttttatctttCTCATCTaacatttctttttccattatttcttcttttgCCGATTCTGATAAgttctttttatttataatatcaatCGTCTCCTTGTCATTTATTGTGttctcatttttttttttggtattCTCATCTCCTTTTGAATTAACTGCATCCTCATTCATTTTTTGTCCTTGCATCATTTCATGTTCTTGTTCggtatttataaaaatatattgatcttctttttttatgaGATTCACTTGTTCGTTGATCAAAACGGGgtctttttttatatcaacATCATATTCCCTAGATAATCCAggtttatttattctttcatcatttaaataattctcCTTCCGCTCATTTAGTAAGAatttttccatatttaCATTCTTCTCTTCCTCTTTTTctaaatttatataattcgtttttttattttcatccTTCTTGAATAATGAATTCttaaaagatattttttcatcaaCAACCATTTTATTAGTAGAATCCATTTGGGGAACATggtttttattaattagAAGTGCATTTCCTTTAGACTTGAATAATTGTTTAGATAAAATATCTTGTACAGATTTTATGGTCGAATTTactttatttataacattGTCATCACTAGATATATGGATTTCTGGATCTTTATTTAAACTAATTGATTTCTTCATGCTTAATACAACTCCCTCTTTCTTAGTTATGCCCATTTTTTCTTTAGTTATAgcaattttttttaacataccttctttttttgttaataaGTTGTTCATAACAGGAGAactcattttttttatttcgtTTGTCctacatatatttttatcattactCTGTTTAATATCGCATGTTTcttcaaaataaatacctatttttatatttttctccTTTGAAAGGATTGTTGTATTATCCTCTTTACTATCACCAATATTATCATTCTTATTATCCTCTTTACTATCACCAATATTATCATTCTTATTATCCTCTTTACTATCACCAATATTATCATTCTTATTATCCTCTTTACTATCACCCACATGATCATTCTTATAACCTTTCGTCATTACATgctttttattattgttcaCATTTAACATGTTCATATCTTCCTTTTCATCCACAGTTTGTATGACACCTTTTTTACCTTTTATCTCATTTATCCTTGTATCTTCTTCATGTTTATCAAAACATTTTTGATGGGTAATGTACACACTAGAATTAACGTTATTAAAATGTCTCCTTAATATTGACATgttcataattttatttaaatattttttcatatatgtGTTTTCCTTATTAAATCTGgttctcttttttttgttcctttccttttcttttttattgGACATGCTAAAAGTAGCTCCACTTCTTGATAAACTAAAATGTTTTGAGAGTTTTCGAGaaacaaatgaaaattttttatttgtaatatttaaaGTATTCTCTTTATTACTAGGTTCCTTTTTAtctattttatattttatatcattcatataactttttttctcttttatGTCCCCTTGACCTTCTACCGTTTTAATTCTTATAACCgacttttctttttttatcgAAGATTTGTCTTGACCCGTAGTCTTTAGCTTGTTCATATAATccttatattttattgcatttttttcttttatatacataaaataatcTACATCATCTACATCACTCATACTCAGCATAGTTTCATCATACGTTGATTTCTtcatatctttatttttactagAGCATGAGATACTTATACGCTTGGGGACTTTCTTATTGTAGTTCAAAAAAACAGAATGATctagaaatatatttttattaccacacttgttatatattttatttccaCATAATACATTTGTTTCATGTGATTTATTCgtttcattattatattcgtccatatataataattttttcttttcttcattacacaaaatataattatcattagTACCTTCATGTTcaatgatttttttttttttctttcccataaatataaatttagTCGGATgaacattattattatctttctttttattattattattataaaaattatttatataattaatagTACCCTTTAAATGTATTTTGTTATGTTTCtctttattattctttattgGTTCATACATAAATTCTTGTCTCTcctttattaaattatatttaatactTTCCCTCTTTTCTAACGTATTAGTATTATTAGAgttattaaatttattaataatagaAGAGGGgatatttaatttaaaagtattcatttttttttcaagtTCATCTACATGTCTAATTTTATCATTAGATGAAGGgtataatacaaatgaaaattgattattattcgacgtattttttatactaccatttgttttatatatatttatatttttttctttctccTTAGACTTatctttatcattatctttatctttatcgttatctttatctttatcgttatctttatctttatcgttatctttatctttatctttatctttatctttatctttatcattatcattatctttatttCCTTTTGTCTTTCccattttattatcaacCAACTTAATACTGTCATAaaaattgttattttttaaattgtaATTATTAGACATTTCTGATTGAAAATGAGAATATCTGTTCATGCTTAAATctaatatttcttttttttctatattataacTTGATTTTCTTGGACTCTTTTgatttctttcttttttaacATCATAAATTCTTTTTAGATATCttaatttgtttatattttcctttgATAAAAGAGGAGAGATgatttcatttttatctgttcttttttttttttttaccaTACTTATTTTCCCACccaattttatatatttaatatattttatataatctagaatattatttatatttttattttgaataaaAATGCTCCCATGTAAAACCTCCTTTACTAAGTGATTATAGTATTCTTCATGTgctccttttttttttatttttatacatccatttatttttaattttatttttttcttcacATTGCTAAAAATGTACTTATCATTAATGTCTTTAAATCGGTTGatttcttcatttaaactttttttttttaattttatgctaccattaataaatttatcaTCTTCATGTCGTCTTAAAGATTCAAACATTTTGTAGAGCACTTCATGGTCTTGCTGAGTTTTAGCTTCAACATTTATACACTTCATTTTGAAGTATGTGAATGAATTACCTTAggaaaaatttaatatatatatatatatatatatatatatatatatattattaaaatgttaattttccttttctcttattttcttttcttttcttttcttttcttttttttttcttttttttttttttttgtacatgcaaatattatgaacacttacatattttttcattaaaaaCTTTTCTTGCACCTGTTGTGTTAACTTAAACCACACAACCCTGAACctatattaaatattataatNNNNNNNNNNNNNNNNNNNNNNNNNNNNNNNNNNNNNNNNNNNNNNNNNNNNNNNNNNNNNNNNNNNNNNNNNNNNNNNNNNNNNNNNNNNNNNNNNNNNNNNNNNNNNNNNNNNNNNNNNNNNNNNNNNNNNNNNNNNNNNNNNNNNNNNNNNNNNNNNNNNNNNNNNNNNNNNNNNNNNNNNNNNNNNNNNNNNNNNNNNNNNNNNNNNNNNNNNNNNNNNNNNNNNNNNNNNNNNNNNNNNNNNNNNNNNNNNNNNNNNNNNNNNNNNNNNNNNNNNNNNNNNNNNNNNNNNNNNNNNNNNNNNNNNNNNNNNNNNNNNNNNNNNNNNNNNNNNNNNNNNNNNNNNNNNNNNNNNNNNNNNNNNNNNNNNNNNNNNNNNNNN belongs to Plasmodium reichenowi strain SY57 chromosome 10, whole genome shotgun sequence and includes:
- a CDS encoding cell division cycle protein 20-like protein, which codes for MDNIFINSPIIKDYYNIKDFFLHIDNEIHLTELAFPCDYNTYGHFCLSNEDINKMMCTEENRFEKYNIEKENEDKITNYIYQTRYSRYSKYNIKMDEYTLRRNDYVKDDKVYYNPNHHKTNSITNYKNDDINKKSDNNKYFDEDIFIFNMYKNMEERNIRKNINRYNPIKDDNNNMYRNILFEHSHKNIMLREYDKTKNITFNPYGTYFLTYPFYILNNNKKEKRKIPNMPYRILSAPELMDDFYLNLLDWSKKNIIATALCDKLYLWNNNTCTNQKLFVANKIEKDIEQKDKGDDKRTEKKNDKDKKEKRKSNNYQYNQKCESIEILKPSEKNKPQKTISSLKWNINGNLLATGLSNGVVEIWDIEKCVRIRKYKNHKSRVNTLCWNHNILTSGGRDNKIINSDIRSKEIYYIELTKHKSEICGLEWNADGTYLASGSNDNSIYIWDKYTNKYLFHFQKHKAAVKAIAWCPYKNHILSSGGGSVDKKIFLWNIKTGKSINEIYTKSQVSNIIWSINTSELISTHSNSLNQIILWNLPQLKKVTTFRGHKSRVLYAALSPDGTSIATGSPDQTIRLWNIFPKCGDKSISLFFPLSNCYNTVR
- a CDS encoding hypothetical protein (conserved Plasmodium protein, unknown function); the protein is MYYKQYYTYDTYYRPYYPQYVLYEVPREKNVFCSLTEALCSCAVLIVTTFTSLCITSTDLIIRGCDNKRN
- a CDS encoding hypothetical protein (conserved Plasmodium protein, unknown function); this translates as MKCINVEAKTQQDHEVLYKMFESLRRHEDDKFINGSIKLKKKSLNEEINRFKDINDKYIFSNVKKKIKLKINGCIKIKKKGAHEEYYNHLVKEVLHGSIFIQNKNINNILDYIKYIKYIKLGGKISMVKKKKRTDKNEIISPLLSKENINKLRYLKRIYDVKKERNQKSPRKSSYNIEKKEILDLSMNRYSHFQSEMSNNYNLKNNNFYDSIKLVDNKMGKTKGNKDNDNDKDKDKDKDKDKDNDKDKDNDKDKDNDKDKDNDKDKSKEKEKNINIYKTNGSIKNTSNNNQFSFVLYPSSNDKIRHVDELEKKMNTFKLNIPSSIINKFNNSNNTNTLEKRESIKYNLIKERQEFMYEPIKNNKEKHNKIHLKGTINYINNFYNNNNKKKDNNNVHPTKFIFMGKKKKKIIEHEGTNDNYILCNEEKKKLLYMDEYNNETNKSHETNVLCGNKIYNKCGNKNIFLDHSVFLNYNKKVPKRISISCSSKNKDMKKSTYDETMLSMSDVDDVDYFMYIKEKNAIKYKDYMNKLKTTGQDKSSIKKEKSVIRIKTVEGQGDIKEKKSYMNDIKYKIDKKEPSNKENTLNITNKKFSFVSRKLSKHFSLSRSGATFSMSNKKEKERNKKKRTRFNKENTYMKKYLNKIMNMSILRRHFNNVNSSVYITHQKCFDKHEEDTRINEIKGKKGVIQTVDEKEDMNMLNVNNNKKHVMTKGYKNDHVGDSKEDNKNDNIGDSKEDNKNDNIGDSKEDNKNDNIGDSKEDNTTILSKEKNIKIGIYFEETCDIKQSNDKNICRTNEIKKMSSPVMNNLLTKKEGMLKKIAITKEKMGITKKEGVVLSMKKSISLNKDPEIHISSDDNVINKVNSTIKSVQDILSKQLFKSKGNALLINKNHVPQMDSTNKMVVDEKISFKNSLFKKDENKKTNYINLEKEEEKNVNMEKFLLNERKENYLNDERINKPGLSREYDVDIKKDPVLINEQVNLIKKEDQYIFINTEQEHEMMQGQKMNEDAVNSKGDENTKKKNENTINDKETIDIINKKNLSESAKEEIMEKEMLDEKDKNVPHFLECNNLHNKDENTKEMKVEKCNDYYMMDNITSKNNNMIIKKINMKMIPMVTKKALPKSKTLPILLKKNINISKEKFTTNKKLSNESIDKTESSNIKMDEHKEEEKQIIKPSKSIHKIIKPGRHSFFNANKLLNSIEVKIGEHNSKIIEKEGPIKMFSNSTSIISDGKIDSIHKSDEEEKINDLKEDSNVHIYVKEKENRNEKGKMFMKKGIPKLMMKFNAFSTKKMGINNLENNKKVNSLRSIKDDKILEKTNGTLEETNGTLEETNGTLEETNGTLEKTNDRLEETNEISNIQREEEVKNEKDATLQDDDDAGHTLKTTKAILMKKIPAKYKMNMVKMGDIKFPSHMNKFINKFHSVKILSTLKEFPVKKLIKKDSNEENNSLEKIKMDKEKINDVDMEKEADEDVMKIEESVMNKKGNDETEIEMNNNNEVDNNEVDNNEVDNNEVDNNEVDNNEVDNNEVDNNEVDNNKVDNNEVDNNEVDNNEVDNNEVDNNEVDNNKVDNISQDKSENSLNKIEEPNLVSESTTIEKEPIDKIIPRSFSKSLSIPMKVPTIKENINKAKPTFWNKPKGKIFFLTKKEKSISQAKEILRSLEKSNN